The genomic DNA TTCAGAAAAGATCTGCTGTTGTTATTCTTTTGTGGATGGAAAGAGGATGAAAGAAAGGCTGGAACTAATACTCCTGGTCTTAGCTCGTAGTTTTTGATCTTTCATCCCACAGCTAAGCTAGATTGGAAGACGGTGGAGGCACAGACAGCACCTTTCTACTATTTGTACAGTGTCATACATGTATCGGGGATACATTCAGCATTGTTTTTTAGCAAATACTCAGCTTGAAGGTGTTTGCGTTCCCAATTGAAGTTGTCCACAACTAGGATATTTCCGCTCCGGGTCAGACACATTTTTACCTCACCTTTGGGAATGATTTAGGAGTGTTAAAAGCCATGAATAGCGAAATAACTTATTTCTTGGCCGTCCAGGGCGTCGAACCAACGAAGCCCGGAGTTTTGTGAAAAGTTGGTGAATGCTTTCTATTTGTGCTCATTTTCTGCTCCTTGTTTAGGCATGTATTATGATTTCCCGGAGATTACTCCATCGGGTGTTCAAGGAGACTTTCGATTCAGTAAAAATGACGAAAGAGTCTCCAGGTTCGCCAGCAAAGAGGCCGAGGTTCGAGCCTTACTTGAGGGTCAATTTATGGCGAAAAGAATTCACGCTGAACGGATGGGATTCACTATTGGTAAGTAAATTAACTCAATCGACTTGCAGAGGAGGGGAAATAATATAAGACGCATTCTTGAGGTGTGCGAGTATTTCCCCAGAAAGATTACTTTCAAGTAGTGAGATGCTAGCGAGAACCTAATTTGCAACGCCCCATCTTGTGGAGGAAAACCATTTGGAAACATGAAAGACTGAGGCTATTGAAAGTACTCCCGTTTCCTTTGCTCTTTCGCTGCCGACTCGGCAACtaccatttttgccaaaattccATCAATATTAAATGATGTGGCAAATTAAATTCCACCACGCCTTGGGCATTGGTCCCAAAAGGCTCCAGCTGGTCTCTGCACAAAAACGACTGCGGTGGGCAGCTATTGCATCTTCCCTGTCCCAACCTAACTTTCACTATATGTTCAAAAGGACCTggcaaaaagtttttgttcaatgaaatATGATGTTGTTCCACATCCCTTTCTTCTCCATATTTCCCTAGCAGagtcaatatttgaaagcatttgtcTTCCTGACACACTTCCCATGTGGTGTGGTGCCCAGACTGTGCCTGGGAAAATGAAGTCAACCCATCCCGTTGAGGGGCAACGGAGTTCAATAACTGGAAATTCCCGTTATATTTCTAGATACGGACACACGAATACTCGTATGTGGTGGTGCTTCAGTCAACTCGGCCATTCTTCAGATCATTTCGGATGTTTTTCAGGCTCCGGTACTCACTCTCGAGGTAAGCCGAATGAAACTAAGCATTTCATTCCAGGACATACCCAGTCGAGCTGTACAGACGGTAGATTCCAGTTGAAAGCCATTTCAGAGGACTTGAGCTCGGCTGTTGCCTGGAAAGCAAGCCACGCGTTGGGGTACTACTTACTACCTCGAGGTGCCTTCATCGCAATCCCCTTCCTCCCAGGTTTTTAGGCTCCTCACGTCTGAACCCCAACCGAATAGTCCTGTCCTTCATAGGAACGTCATAGAAAAGCCTATATACTATACGAGTATGGGAAAGGAGAAGAGAATtgggagaaggagaagatagaaagaaagggagagagaaagagagagagagagtgaatCAGGGGTTCTGCAAAATCCCCCTCATGTTTTCNNNNNNNNNNNNNNNNNNNNNNNNNNNNNNNNNNTGGTCTTCCCCGgtccccttgttcccctttCCATCTCTTTCCTTGTCTTCCCATAAAGACCACAGCGTCCTTTTCTAAAGTATTGTGCCGCTGCAAGTATGTAGCAAAATGGTGGACTGTCCATGGTTCCTTCTCACGTCATTGCAGGAACCCAGAGTAGGGGCCAATTCAGCAGCCTTGGGTGGAGCACTGCGAGCTCGTTATTTCGTGAAAACTCTTCAAGGTGGCAAGAGGGCCACAACCTCACTGACAACAGTACCACATTCAGCTCCACTTGATGACCAGCCTCAAGAGGATCCTGGCCCCAAGAAGGTGCTCCAAGACAGCAGCTCCCAAGACAAGGACGGGAAAGCTTCACCAGCCACCATCCAGGACCAGCAACGAGTGGGCGGCGGCACCCATGAAGCTGAACAGGAGGAACAGGACAGGGCCGAGAATCAAAGGAAGTTCCGATGCGAAGGAGATGAAATAGGAGAAGGCAACAATGAAGATCAAGTCAGAACGAAGGGGAACGATGGGGAAACTCGCACCTCCGCTACCTCGAATTGGTCGGAAATGACCCAAGGAGATAAAGGAGGAGAGCTCTGTGGATCAGGGCTCTCTTTCACAGAGGTTTCGAGTCCCGCTGTCAAATATATACTGGCCTGCTCACCGCATAAAGATGCAGCATCGGTGAGAATGAGAATGATCACACACAAATGGATTCCAAGCAACACGAAGATCTTAACTTAATTTTCTAATTTCAGATTTACAAACCTCTTCTAGAGCGGTTCagaaacttggaacaaagaaTTATTGGAATGGGATCCAAGGTCGCGTAAAAGGAAAATGACCTGGATATGAAATCAGCAGgatatgttttcttttcacaaaAGGCTTGGCTTTCAGCCATACCCTTACGGAATAGAACGATTGGTTATATTTTTAAGTGAAAATGCAATGATAAAAGTGATGGATGCTTCAAGTTTATTTAATTATTGGAAAAATAAGGCAAGAATAGTGCTTCCTTAGCGGACATTCTCTTCCTCGGGTCGTACGTCGTTAATCTCTGaaacaagacaaaaatatATAGAAAAAACTCATCGACTTTTTAGTAATATAAGCATTAAAAGCTAAGGCTGCCGTTATGGTACggtaaatatttcaaaagaaactaaCCTGAAAGAGCTCAATCGCATTAGGCTCAATACCCGGAATCAAAATCTGATCCCAAGGTTGAGAGTCCCACTTGGGAAAACATGGCTTATAGTCCGGTAGTTTGGTAACACCAGGCCACGAGGTCTCGTCAGGAGTCCCCAGAGTGCGGAAAATCCGGAAGAGCTGGTCAATCTCGCTATCTCCAGGGAACAAAGCACGTTTATTGAGCTGGAATCATGACAATGGAAAGTCACGCAATTGGAATTGTCCCCAAGGGGTCAATCAACTTCTGTCCAAGTTATTCATATCAAAAGATTTTATTAAGAGTCATACACACATCTTTAAAGCAATAGCCACTCAAACGGTAGACAAACAGACATTTCACTTTAAAATGTCCGGCGTTTCCTAAGTCTTCCACACTTCTAGTAATCTCCCAGAGAAAAGTTCGTTACCAAAGATAATTACCATTTCTGCAAAGATGCAACCAAGACTCCAGACATCTACGGCAGTAGAATAGGATTTTTCACCAAGGAGAATCTCTGGCGATCGATACCAAAGAGTCACCACTTCATGTGTGTACGTTCTGACTGGGACACTGAATGCCCTAGCCAATCCGAAATCCGCCAGTTTGATTGTTCCACTGTTGTCAATGAGAAGGTTTTGAGGCTTCAGATCACGATGGAGAACTTGGTGATTATGACAGTAGGCTATACCATCTAATAGCTGATGCATGTAATTCTGTAAAACAAAGAAACTCATATGCCATCtcgaaaatttgaagcaataaATAAATACTCATTTATACTTGAATTATAATCCAAGAACTTTAAAACGCACAAAAATACTTCCAGAACTAAACGCGGACTGGTTAGAACGACACTCAAAATTCCTACTagcaaagcaaattaaaaagTAACACCTACTTTCACTAAAGATGGAGGTAGACCAGGACATCCAGCTTCGGAAGGTGCACGCGGGATGTTTTCAGACTCGTCCATATGTTTTTTCAAGTCCATGGTGAGATACTCGAACACCATGTACAACTTGTCATCAGCATGAACGACATCCAATAATTGGACCACATTGGGATGCTCTAACTCCTTTAGGAGCGTGATTTCTCGAATGGCCGTGCTTGGAACACCCTCCGATTCCCTGAAAAAATGATTGCAGGAGTCTTGCATTATTCACGTTCCAATCGTCCTGAAGAGGCCttggtaagaaaaaaaggcacAAGAACAAACAAAATTATGACTAGCCATTCAACCATATCTAGAGGTAATATACATTCATAGACATGCATCAAATGGTCCTCATTTCTTTGATTATGCCACCTTCCTGCACAATGCTCCCCACCTATTTAACATAGAACCCCCATTCACTGTATTATTATGGGCCATAGCACCATCAGACACCTGCAAGATCTCTCATATCCCACTCattgctttctttctcttcggAGTGTTTACTCTCATAGACTGGAGAAAAGCAAGGCctgtatcaaatttgaatactCAAAGGTCTAAAAGTACGAACTACCCAAATGGCTTTCACTGAATAGTTGATATCAAACCTGAGTTGGAGTTGCTAACAACAAGTACTCAATAAGTCGCAATTTAATTTTAGTTAATATAATTTCCCAAGCATTTAAAACAAACTTCCGAAACTGCTTTCACCGAAACtacattgaaaaacaaattcacTTCAAGTTTTTGAACGTATTTTCTAAGAAACATTGTGTTATAAACTTGTCATTATCATTTACACTATTAGTGTCGTTAATTGAGTGTCAAATgagaaacagaaaaaggctCCCCAAGGCGAGAGTAATAAAGCTAACCAATGGGTTTTTGGATGGCATATCAGACAAATTTTCTAATCAATATGTAGAACATAACTAGTATATCTCTCTTTCAACCGTTGAAACAGGCCCATAGTTGGGAACTTGAGGTAGGGGCGAGATTTAAGCACAGAATCTTGATTCTATGTATAAAATGACGTTCAATCTTCGGTCAAGGTTCGTGATGGCAACACGTGGTCCTTACGCTATCTGCTCCCTAATTTTCAAGTCTACAGGGCGTTTCAAGAGAAACCGAAAAGTACAGTGTCTCCTTAAAGTTTTGATTTAAAAGTCACTCGAGCTTGAGGCTTGACTCATCAAGGTTCATCTTAAAAAAGAACAGTATTTTTTAGCTTAAAAGATAAGTCAGGTTATGATCGAAGCTCAAAGGGGATATTGTGAATAAAAGTCGatatatgtacgtatgtattaGTTCTTGCTGTTTAGACTTTAGTAGCATGAAATGGACAATAATAGATCGATGATCAATGTGAAGGATAAATTTGATAATCGACAAAGGGATATTGATATCTCAAAACaacacaataaacaatagaGCATTGTGATGGGCATGGTCGAAGACAAAGCTGAATCACGTGGTGCTACATTGAGTGCTGTGACTCAGATTTCTTGTATCCACCACGCGAGCACAGCATTGACAACAACCTTTAAGTGATCttcttgaaaatattattGGCACATCTATGGGCTCGTCACAGATAAAAAGCATAGTTGGCGAGTTTGTTGAGTGTCATCGCGATCATCTGTATTTAGGAGAGCTCACTCACTATCCATTTGATCAGTTCTTCAATTTGGGGTAATTGCATaccaaaagcaatttgaatgtTTACATGAAAGGACTTAATGCATACTAATTTGGTGCCCTAATAGCTCCCAGGTTACCTTACAAAGCAAGTGAAAGAGGTCTTCTATGACTTTGAGCTACTGTTGGCCTATATTGTTagcaatatttcaattttcaagttaATTGAAAATGGTACGATTTTGATCTTGAGggcaaaatatgtttaaaaCCCGAGAATTGGTTTGCTGCATGACCGCAAAACTACCCCTGGAAAATTTTCATCAAGTGTGAAGAATCgtaaaattggaaaactgaTCGTGGATGAACTAACTGCACTGGTGTACGCATGAACTTAGTAGTTTGCCATGGAGGGTCCAGCAACACCGCTTTCACTTTTGAAAATCCAAGTTCGAATATTCAGTTAGTTGTTCACTTCTTTGTTTCTAAAAGAGACTCCCTTTGAAACACACTTGGAGTAACGATGAATTACTCATACAATGCAAAAGTATCCTCCACGGATTGGTCGTTGACTGATTGTGAATCATGCAACGAACCATTGACGTCAATGTAGCCAGAAAGCGTATCTGACTCTGGAGCTAACAAGTCAGCAAAAGATGGTTATCTTGTTTGGGAGCTTTCGCAGCACTTTGTCCCTGTTGCTAAACCAAGCTCAAAGGTCGATCCAATATTTCAGAATCTTCAACACCACCCTGTCAAGTCAGATGCTTCCTGaatgaaggaaatggaaaCTCAAGCCAACCCTTCGTTCGTGAGAATACTGACTGCAACTCTAATCAACCTCCAATTCACTCTCCTAGCTGCTACAAACAACAAAGAACCAccgttttctttctctcagCCCCTCGGAGGAGTcgctttttctctctctctctctctctttcgttctctctttctgtcaCGCATACACGTACAGACACATAGAGCAAGAGTAGGGTAAAGACTGAAGACCAACCAACTTGTGCAGAGTGTGTCGTCTGCGGCCCAATTTTCTTGCATGGTTGAAGGTGGAGCCGTCCGCCTAGTAACGTCCACCGTTTCATTTGGAAACGGAGCGGTAGTGGTAGGCGCTTATGATCAGGCAGTCCTCATCAACCAACAGGCCACAAccatctttctctctctctctctctcggtctctcactctctcttgCTTTGCGCAGAAATATGAAGAGACCTAGCCGTCAGGGAagaatttctatttttttcttgtgtaTGTGCCACCTCCATGCTCGTCCAAAAGAAGACGGACAAGGAAGAGGAGCTCGTCGTGGAGGAACAGGCGAATGACGTTCATAGTACCAGGGAGGACAGTGGTTTGTTACACACACGCATGTGAGAAGGATCCCCAGAGTGAAATGCGAGAGCGTTTTCGACTACGTCAGAACCGATGGGTAGGATCGGTAGGGTCGGTAGGACGCACCCTCATTGGTACAACCAAGAGAACATGTCTTAGCGGACAGAACGCACTGGCTGCATAAACCATTTCTTCCTTTTACCATGCTCACTGATAGGCCATCTAGTTGACTCATTACTTGCGTTAAAAGGCACATTTTATGTACTAGCaagataatgataataaccAACACGGAAATTTCTTAACTACTCGGCGCAACCCGATACGCTTAGGTattctccgaaggcgggattcgaactcAGGCCCTCTGGGGCGCCATGCCGTGCCTCTATagggtacattagaccactcagctaccacGGTCATACCTTAACTTTCAATAAAGCACTACTATTTACGAAAGGCTTCTTAATCCCAGTACGTTGTCGGATGCCAAAACTGAGTATGTGgctcaatcaaaaagaagcaCAATATGATTACAAGGCATTCTTTTTACAACAAGATGAAAGTGATTTTTGTTAATAGATGTACCAGATGTTTCTTAATTAGGAGCCATTGTAAATATCAAGCAACTTTTCGCATTTGCTTATTGTTTAGAGGACGGGAATAAGGTCTCAGATGTCCCTAATAATATTTGGCGGACCAATTGGTCCCCAAGATGCCACTTCGAATTGTAAATACAGAAAACAATTTGGCATAGTCACTTAATCGTAACCATGATTTTGGAATTCAGCATGAGTATTCTGGTTTAATATTGGCTCGTAAATGTTTTGGTTATAGCAATTTTCATAGAAGCACTGATTACAAATGCTTGGGCTCCTCTGTCTAATCAGCACTGATGAGAAAGCATCCAAGAACATGTCAGTGCTAAGtattgaaataaaacaaagcGGCGtcttaaaatgtaaacaaaccCTAAGGAAAACCATTATTTAAGAAAACTCTGTGGAGGCGAAATAACAAAATAGAAAGAACAGGGCATTTCCTGTTAGACACTAGACCTGTTAATACAAATCCAAAAATCACAGAAATAAATGAAGTGGAAATTGTAACGTAGATTGCACAGTATGGATCAGCATTTAGCATTGTGTCCACTTTCCATTACGCTACCCTTAGTTTAATCTTTGGCAAGCCGAGTTCAAGCTTCTGTGTGGCATTTGAAtttcgaatttcaaatttggagttgctgctttaagaGTTTAACTGGGCGAATCTGCGGTCATTCCCTAAGGTGAGGTAAGAACTAATGAGAGCTGTGATAACGGACCGGCAATATCTATTCATTGGGATAACCATAATCGGATGCCCTGGCATCTGATTCcttaacaaacaaaaactaaatcacaaatatttgaaaaaataattaagAGCTGACTGATTATATAAGGCgacaaatcaacaaaaatataatagataaaaaataaaaatagatATGGCTTGTAAAAACCTCCTAAAGGTAAGGATGGTATGATTTGGTGTTCGGATTTCTCAAAGACTAAGCAATATGTCTGTAGCTGGTTCCgtatatttttgtttgtctaGTAGCGCCTTTACAGACCATATGGCTAACTCGGGAACATCCTAGAATGAGATCCTTTTTTTCCATAGGAAGGGCTTGCGTGCCACAGAAAATGTCTTGATAACTTCCTTGACATCCCACAAGCCAAATTATCTGTGAATGCTGTCATGATACACACTTTCGTGGCAAAGAAGCAAATATAATCAAGAGTTCATTATACTTCCCAAGGGCAAGCAACAAAGTGTTCGGTGTAAAAGAggcatgcaaaaaaacaaagcgaCTAGAAGTTTGCCTTAAATCAAATTGCCTTCGTTTCGTGACATGGATTGAGTTCAGATTCCCGATGGATGACTTATTTTGCGTAAATTGTAGCTTTTTCTGTATAAAAATAGCacgaattaaaaaaaacctcacaCACAAAAAGGGGCCGAAATTAAGATTATTGCATTTTTCCCCAGGTTTGGTCGCCCTGAAGAAAGTAGAGAAATGGCCCCCCCAAGGTGACCAGCTTGAAGATAAGCATATAGATTTGAGAAGCCCAaactcaaattttcattgtcaACACAGTGGAACCTCGTTTTAAGAACTTCGGttatcaaaacaattttgatacTAGTCTTGTGGAAACCGATTTTTCCTTTAAACCAACCCAAAATGCATAATCGGGTATTTTTGCCTTTGCGGGTAAATGCATTGGATTCCCTTCTACATGTTTGTGCTTTTCTGTACGAAAAAACaaggaatattttgaaatgctgaatttcattccaagttttatcaagaaaactaCTTTATCAATCCGATATCTCAAGCAGCCAATCTGACCAAACAACTAGTTCAGCTTAAAAGATTAGGGAAAAATAATTGgctttcttgaaattttgtcatcaattcaaaaccatGCAATAGTGATTTCATTTAGTCTTTCTAAATGCCTCTTACGATTGAACAAGCCCGTCTTGGAGCTTACGATATTATGGTTCAGAGAAAAAACAATACTTCCTACtctaaaatgatatttttggatgATTATATGGCTCCAAAACAATCGTTTTGGGGAACGATTTCATTTCCAGACCGAAATTTTCGCTCGAAATTATATTCGAGCACAGGAGCTTGACATTTGACgtattttcatttaattaaTTTAAATATGCCACTTCATATTTCGATACTTAATCAAAACCAGTTCAAGAGGCAACTCAGACGCGGGGTTGAAACACCGAGGACCACGACACGGGGAACCCTGTCCATTGGCCGAGTGTGTCATGGAGCGCCATGCTTAGCCCCATTCCTGGTGGCCAGCCCGGCCATTTCCGAGGGATGTAGAGTCTCATGTCCTACGTCCAGCACCCTAGGATGCTGACGTTTTGTTCGATTTTGGCGCGCTTCGCAATCGTCCCAACAAAGAGTGACTTAAAAAGGCAACTTGTACGTGGTGGCTGTAGATTTTCCGGACCCAACTTCTCCCTTTCTTTCACGTTTCTCTTCTTTCGATGTTTTTGTCCTCGTGACTCGTTCCTAACGACGGCTTTCTACAGAAAAAGACTGAATAGCTCCTCCTTCCCCAGCCCAACCTATCCACATATATATGAGAAAGCTTCATTTGACCTTATAGTGGGGAACCCTACTTTCAAAAGAGGGCGTCCCAGTCCCAAGTTaggagagaatgagagagaaagagaatacGTACATGtccaaaaacaacaatttaATTCCGTGACGCATGGGCAATTCCTCAAACATGCACACGTGTAAACATAATATTATGATATATTATCATTAGTATTATCATTAGttttatcatcattataaCTATTGGAGGGCTTTCTAACAGACGTAGGTAACTCGTACTGTGATATGGCTTTTTAATTGCACATCCCAGCCAGAGCACCTGGGTCTATCATCTAGAATGCAAATATAAAGCGGCTTCATGAAGCCAAAAAATAATGGCAAAAGGTATCTGCATGGATGACGAGATCTTCAATGTAAAGGCCTAGGTAACTCTCACTGTGATATACAATCAAGAATTCGCATTCCACAGTAAAGTCACTAGGCTCTTTCAGTGAGAAAATACTTCTTAATGTAATGGCTTCAGTCCTAATCGTGCGTGATCAGAGTTGCGAAGGTTGATTGAGTTGTGGAAACCGGGAGCACCATATCCTTCTGGACAAAGAGTGATGCCTTCCTTCTACGTTGAAATGACGCACTTCTGTGCCTTAAATGGGCAACGGCCCGCCACAAAGGGAAACTTGGAAGCACTCTACGTCTCAAGAAGCTCTTCAATTCCCTTACAACTTCACACCACCAACCACAAGTCTATGGGTGACTCGAATTGTCTCAAGCAAAGTGATCCAAGACGAGTTGAATTCGAATCCAATCTTTGTTTGGATGCTATATCACCAATAACGCCATTGCAACGACGCCATCACTCCACACACACTACTGGATGGAACAAGGCTTGTTTGGAGAGGAAAGAACAAGCTTGAtttgaaggaggagaaggaagaaggggGAGGAGAGGGCTAGAAAACTGGGCGAGCCAACGCTCTGGCCCGCTGGGGCAAGGGAATCAAGCCTTCGCCAAGCAGCCTGCCCCATTCTGGCCAACAAAAACCCGTGAAGGCCCGCCCGGGCTTGGATCTTTCAAGCCGTTCGGCCTCAACCCAGAGCAGCCAGCCACATCCCTGCAAAAACTGAACCAATCCGGTCGAAGAAAGACCGATTCAACAAAAGCGAACGCGCACGCTCCTCAGTCAGTCTCGACGGTCTGAACATGGAGGGGAACGACGCAATAGAAGCACATTAAGGAGCACGAGCAGTGCGTCCCATGATGGCGAAACTTGACAATGACGGCAGATGGAGTaaagcgagtgagtgagtgagtgagtgcgtgagtgagtgGCAGCGCGTTGGAGCCAAGCCCCGCCAAGCGTCGTCTATAAATAAAGACTCTCTTCAACCAGCACCAGATCCCTGGCAATGGTGCCAGTCCGGACAGACCAAATTGAGCTTGCCCGCCCAAAGAATCGACCACACCGATCAATAAAATCTGTAAAGCCACTGCAAGAACGCCAGCTTGCCTCCATCTATGATGGAACTGTACCAGATGGGAGTCAACACTAGGGACGTAACTCTCTtattgaacttgaaagctCAACAACAGGGTTGCCAACTACCAATTGCCATTCCAACACAAACATTGCAGAATATTTTGAAGCGTGCACATTGTCAAAACAGCCAGTTTCACGGGTGCATGTGATTGGTATATGATGCATTATTTCATAGCTTCGCCACGCACATGTGAACAAACTGAAAAATGCATCCAAAATAGATTGAAAGATGTGTCAATCCACGTTCTCTTAAGGTCAATCATATTCGTTGAACTTGTTCTTTGCAGGATTTGTTTGATATTGCTAAAACATCACAATAGTTGTCGCAAATTTTCTCCCTTGACATAAACTTATTTCAAGTTCACTCTTGAAGGCAATTTAACtttttgctgttgttgtttaaCCCGCAGTGTCCAAGAAACCTTTTACTACATTTGAACATTGTTCAGAAGAACTTCATGTGTTTTTCTGTGAGGAATACTTACGTCAAACGTGACTGCGGTTAATTTTGTGACTACCATGTCCCAACGTTTCCCATCTTGGAAAGAACAACTTTAATTCATTGTGGAGTGATACTTGATTCAGTTACTCTTCAAAAATTTCCTCTGTAAAATtcaaacaggttttttttaaataagttTCTGACAATGATTAAAGTAACTTGATTAGTCTTTAAATTTATGTTCTCTTTTTGGGAACATCAATAACCAAAGGGtatcaaaatagctcaaaaatTTATAAACAATCCCTTCAAATCCTCGAAATATgcatttcttgaaagaaagaaaaaaaatcgcaaatattgaaaataatccAAATTAAACAATCAATGCAAATTTCGAGGAAATGTACGAGGGCTCAAAAGTTGCATTTACACTCAGTTTCAAtaaggttttttgaaaaaagccaaatctgaAACGGTTTTTTCCGGATTTCCTAACGCTAcgggaatgggatccccaacagttcaagacggaaaaaggttttcatcttgcttgattttacattcacataatatttgatccaccaacgaattagggTTCGCGGACCTAGCTAGCCCTTGcatatagggttgatcaggtattttcatcaaaaaaattgtctcAGTttgacttaaaggatgcttCTGGATCAGCACCttcatactccctacgaatatttgagggcagcaaattgaacaatgaagaagcccgagaaagaagagagttggacttcattgttcttacaagcctggattctcatgggacttgaaggtgcttgcaaaacgcacgttaagcctctacggccACTGCAATTGACTctgaatcctgggttgggacaaagctcatgaatgcttttgaaaacgtacagtatcagatacctttcataccttctctgaatactgtacagtcccaacctttcaagcCTTTCAAAGCTAGCTCTCTCATATTGTCCTTAGAATTCGAGTGAACGCATAAATAAGATTACTTTTGATATTTGTCAATCgctgtttcaaaattttacaTATTTAGTGTTTGAAATAATGTTTAATACACTGCTAGCTTCAATGCAATACTAGGTAAACGATGCTTTCACCGAAAATCAATAGCTAAGCGATATTCAGTATTGCATATTTCAATACTTTTATTGATCTAGACTACTTTATTCCAAGAGGGCTTGATTACCTTGCTTGTTGTTGTGTACAATCTTTCTAGATTACATTAGATCAGATTATATAAGCATTCATGATTAAATTGTTTCTGTAAATGTCCAACATATCATTTGGGTGACTTGTTAGCTCAGGAGTAATGAAAGTTTAACTGAAGCATCAATTGGTTGCCATGCTGTACAGTAAAATCATTCACAAGTTACTATGACGCTAGGTGGCATAGTTCAAAGTAATTAAGATTGTTGCTTTAGTGGCATAGTGTTCTTTACCCTTTTGAGTTTTGGCCACCAGGACAGGCCTTGTTAAAATTATTCAGTAGAATGGAGTGcttaaaaagaaacaaaaaacgaaaatatgCACCCTTTTGATGCTCCTTTGCATTTTGGCTCAAGGTGATAGGAATATGGTTCTTGGTCCTATCATTTTCAATCTTCTCAAATGGCACTAAATATTATCTATTTTCCTCCTAAAGATGCAAAATTTTTACTTTGTATTTCATATTACataaaaccatcaaaaaacac from Tigriopus californicus strain San Diego chromosome 1, Tcal_SD_v2.1, whole genome shotgun sequence includes the following:
- the LOC131884545 gene encoding cyclin-dependent kinase 2-like translates to MDNFQKIEKIGEGTYGVVYKARDKITKQFVALKKIRLETESEGVPSTAIREITLLKELEHPNVVQLLDVVHADDKLYMVFEYLTMDLKKHMDESENIPRAPSEAGCPGLPPSLVKNYMHQLLDGIAYCHNHQVLHRDLKPQNLLIDNSGTIKLADFGLARAFSVPVRTYTHEVVTLWYRSPEILLGEKSYSTAVDVWSLGCIFAEMLNKRALFPGDSEIDQLFRIFRTLGTPDETSWPGVTKLPDYKPCFPKWDSQPWDQILIPGIEPNAIELFQRLTTYDPRKRMSAKEALFLPYFSNN